GTTCTCTTCTCTGATGTAATTATAATACCTCTTGAATTGTTCCACTGTTGTATGAGGGACAGACAggtgttaaaatatattttaaacttcattttattgtatttctttttctttctaatttggaacaacaaaaaaagactaaCATGAGAATAGGatatacattttcttcattttagtttACCTCTGGCTTCTCAACACCTATTGCCTctgatttttttagaatttccttgttctctccttcacccgtttgtattttatttctaatttctataaTAAGCGATGGCGATTTATTTTTGTctgaaaggaatagaaaaactAAATATCGATATTAAAGTAATAGTGGGAACAGCTTCAGAGTCAAATATGTAAAGAGACATCTCTCTTGTCACTTGTCATTGGGTAGAAGAATCAGAATAAAAGTTTTGTATCGTCAATGTTGTTCACCTTCCGCTTGCATTTGCTTTTTCTGCAGTCATTGTGACATTAGTATTCTCAGAAGcaaggacaaagaaaatacacataagaGATGTTTGAAGGAATATGAGATGAGGAGttccttttgttaaaaaaaataataatttgtagtaggggcgcctgggtggctcagtggtttaaagcctctgcctttagctcaggtcatgatcccagggtcctgcgatccagctccgcagggaccctgcttcctcctctctctctctctctctctctctctctctctctgcctgcctctctgcctacttgcgatctttgtctgtcaaataaatttaaaaatcataataataataatagtaataataataataatttgtagcTAAGTGACCTGTTctgctttctattttcaattctGTATTTGGGAATGGAGGTCATATATGTCATTCCAATGAATCTTCGCTGGTCTGGACACATATATTGTTCCAACTTGTGCCATAATAGTAGTAGCTAGATGATCCAGCACTTAATAGATTTTTATCTTATGCTCAATAATGAAACTATTTGAGGAAACAGAAATTGCTCTGATTTTTGATGACTAGGGATTTTTATCATCCACCTGCACACGATTGAAACAGAGCTTTACAGAAATAGTTGGCAAGGCTTCCATACTCTAAACTCTGCACATTGCTAGTCTCTTTGGATGATGACCAAATAGACTAACCATGTCTAGAAGCTTTTCCTTCTATCTATTTTGTATTACAGATTGGAATTTAATTTCTGATGCAAAACTTGCTCCTGATGATCGTTCTGCACATAGCAGCTTTCTCCGCTTTATTTCTCAAGCTGTAGATGAGAGGGTTCAACATGGGGATCACCGCGGTGTAGAACACCTACACCACTTTGTTGACGTCTAGGGAAAAAATTGCACCTGGCCACACATAGATAAAGAAGAGAGTCCCGTATAAGATGGACACCGCTGTGAGATGGGAGGAGCAGGTGGAAAAGGCTTTGTGCCTCCCATCGGCAGAGCAGATCCTCAGGATGGCAGTAAGGATGTAGAAATAGGAGATTATAATGGTCAGGCTACTGACAACCAGGACGGCTCCAGCCACAATGAAAACCAACAATTTATTGATCCGGGTGTCAGCACAtaccagagaaagaaggggggacATGTCACAGAAGAAATGATTAATAATGTTGGAGCAACAAAAGGGAAGCCGAAAAGCAGCTGTTGTATGAGTCATGGTGCTCAGGAAGCCAACAGTATAGGGTCTGACCACCAGCTGTATGCAAAGTCTCTGCGACATGGTTACAGAATACAGTAAtgggttacagatggccacatagcggtcataggccatggaCGCCAGCAGAAGGCACTCAATGGCCATGAAGAACCCAAAGAACCATTGCTGTAAAGCACAGCCCAGGAAGCAGATGGCCTTCCTGTCAGCGAAGAAGTCCGTGAGCATCTTGGGACCCACTACGGATGAAAAGCAGACGTCCACAAAGGACAGGTGACTGAGAAGAAAGTACATGGGCGTGTGAAGATGGGAATCCATCTGAATGAGAACAATCATACCCAAGTTTCCTGTCATGGTAGCGaggtaagaaaaatagaaagagcaagaaaaggaagACTTCCAACTGAGGATGATACTTTAAGCCTATGAAAATAAACTCTGTGATTCTTGTATGGTTTCCATCAGCCATTGATTGCGTTGGTCTTCTAAAGTGAGAAACGCAGAAAATCGATGATGTGCACaactttaaataatttgaaaacataacatgatacacaagaaaagaaactacaGGTCCAATTTGGGAACATCAATATAAAAAGAGACTAAATTAAATGCTAACAAATCAAATATAGTAAAGTTCTTAAGAGCAATATGgcttaaatgttttaaagagattAGAACTAGGAATTGGGTCACCATTTGAAAACCTATAAATTTTCTCACCACATTTACATATTGAAAGGAAATGCattaaattactttaataaaattctttaaagaatttgataaaatgtgactcaaaaaaaaaaaaaaaggaagaaagaaagaaaggaaggaaaagaaaaacttcccaaattggaaacaaaaaGGAACTACTTAACTCAGTAAGAAGAATCTTCTTGAAACTCCCAGAGAATATATGTGCACAGGGTAAGCACTGGAAACATTCACACTATAACCAAAAACTAGATATTCTCACATTTTGTACTGTTTAACATTATACTGGAGAACACGTCTGAAGTACtaccataaattaaaaaaaggtgtAAGAATTCTAGAAAACAGGGATAAGAAAATACTGCATTATTTGCAGACAAAAGTGTACAATAGTCAAccaataaaataactttttttagaaaaaaaatgaaacagctcATCCATATAGTGAAGATCAATGTAAAAAAGTCAGTAATTTCCTATGAATTATAATGGAATGGAATCATTGACTCAAAATGATAATATAGCTATAAATAAGCTTGATAAGGATTGTTCAAGAttcatatgaagaaaaatataaattataggaCTTTACTGTGCTAGAGAAGAAATGCCTAAATGCCTATGTATTTATTAAGATTCGTTTCTTCCTGACAAAGCAAAACTTAGCTCTAatagggagagtgagaatcttcaTGGTCATTCCTCAGGTTGAAATAGCAGACACAGATACATCAATTGTGAAGTGAACAGGAAACAATATTTCCCTCACAGATAGACTACAGATATAAAGTATCCTAACAAcattgggtggggggtgggtgacaaatattttattactcaatgagaaattgtgttttctaaaattatagaCTATCTGAAATTTTTGTTTGGAATTATATCAGCAAGGTGAAATATTCCATTCTGGTCTGGAATATCTAAGTCCATCTGACAGAGTAAAACAGTCTCAATTCCCAGCACAGGTACAAAACTCCATGTGAGGGCTGTCTGGTTACAACTCTCTACATGGGTCTTACCTTTATAGTTTTCAAGGAAACAGGACACTGTGCTACCTGTTTGGTTTAGGCCTATTCTGATGTTGTGATGTTGGCCCCTTTACACAGCCCTGCTTTGTTTTGAGCTCATCAGAACTGTTCTTGATTTAAATTCCACCTAACAGTCCCACTTCTCAAAATCCTGTAATAatatcttcttcttttaatttatgGTTTAGTACTTCAGATGTGTTCTCCAATATAATGTTAAATAGTACAGAATGTGAGAATATCTAGTTTTTGGTTATAGTGTGAATGTTTGCAGTGCTTACCCTGTGCACATATCTTCTCTGGGAGTTTCAAGAAGATTCTTCTTACAGAGTTAAGTAGttcctttttgttcctttgttcaaGGAGACATCCATAGTTCCTAGCTATGGTGTATGGTCTCCCACATTGCACTGGGTCAAAAGCTGATTGGGTCAGGCTACAAGCTTGCTCCTGGCTGTCTAAAACTGATTTAAGGCTAGAACAACCACCACATTATGTGgcaaatttaatgcaattccaaccgattgggaaaattaaatgaaaatataatttttgatgagacaatctgatttttaaatttgtggaagagaaaaatgttcaaaaatagcAAAGAcaatttcaaaaaaggaaaacaaagataagGGATATACTATTCCAGATATCAACACATCAATAAAGCCATTGTACTTAAACCCATAAGATGTTGTTACTAGAATAGATGGGAGATGAATAGgagacagaaaaactgaaaaaccatAGGCAGACCTAGGCATAGATGTCAATTTAGAATGAATAAGTTTTCTTTCAATCAGCAAATAAGGATTAATTACTGCTAAAAAAGTGTTACAATATTtggataaaaatttgaaaaaatagataaactaaactaaaaaggAAACTTCTAACTATAAACATGTAATATGAAAACACTGAGGAATAGTGTTATGATGTGTTGTAGGGTTGGTCTTCTAAAACGGAACATAAAAATCACCTGAAGAAAATGGTGAACATTTTTACTATTTCCTAGTTTTAAGTAGATGGATACActccaaataaaaataagacacacaGATGGAAAAAATACTGGAGCATATGTCACAAAGGATTATAATCACTTCAAGAACTGCCACAAATTAGATACTAAAATACTCATTGTGACACAAAGCAGATGCAGACTGGCCTGCCACAGACAGGATGCTTGAAGTCCCAACAAATACGAAAGGATGTTTAATATCCCAGATCATCACAGAAACCAAACTGAAACAACAATTATATGCTATTTTCACCCATCAAATTGACAAGAtattcagaaatgagaaaatgtaaaatactgaTGAAGCCGGGAGACAATATGGCAGTCACAGGAAATCAGGGGCTGCAGCAAGGCCACAGCCTCTGGATGGCAGTGTTTTACtgtctcttgaaaaaaaaaaaaaatttttttttttttaagtgcatacTGAGGACTcagaaattcttaattaaaattaCTTAGTATCCACCCTGAGGAAATACAGAATGGAAAAACAATGATGTCCTCTTCACCGTTGCtccaagtgattttaaaaaaaaaactgaaatccatACAAATAGTCTCTGAAAGGCATTAACAGCAAATAAATCTTGGTATAGCCATTCTGTGGACTATTTTACAGACAGTTAAAAATTAAGTAGTAGATTACCtgagggaaggtcagaggaggggcatgggtgaaataggtaaacaGAATGAAGAGAACATGTACATTGAGGAgaactgagtaatgtacagaattgttgaatcactctgttgtacacctgaaactaacactataTGGGAATTATGCTGGGATTAAAATTAAGTGGTAGAAACATGGCTATTATTCCAAAATATGTGAAGGAGAAGCAATTCACAGAATGATGTGTACAGTATGAAGTAGGAACATTTTCAAtgtttactttaattttaattatttaagtgtgtgcatgtgtgtgtgcgtgtgtgtgtgtgtgtgagagagagagagagagagagagtagataaGAGTctggacaggggcgcctgagtggctcagtgggttaagccgctgccttcggctcaggtcatgatcccaggtcctgg
This DNA window, taken from Lutra lutra chromosome 10, mLutLut1.2, whole genome shotgun sequence, encodes the following:
- the LOC125079103 gene encoding olfactory receptor 1009-like; the protein is MTGNLGMIVLIQMDSHLHTPMYFLLSHLSFVDVCFSSVVGPKMLTDFFADRKAICFLGCALQQWFFGFFMAIECLLLASMAYDRYVAICNPLLYSVTMSQRLCIQLVVRPYTVGFLSTMTHTTAAFRLPFCCSNIINHFFCDMSPLLSLVCADTRINKLLVFIVAGAVLVVSSLTIIISYFYILTAILRICSADGRHKAFSTCSSHLTAVSILYGTLFFIYVWPGAIFSLDVNKVV